In Ochotona princeps isolate mOchPri1 chromosome 21, mOchPri1.hap1, whole genome shotgun sequence, a single genomic region encodes these proteins:
- the LAMB2 gene encoding laminin subunit beta-2 isoform X1 → MEWASGEQGRGRLGPWAPWELRLGLLLCVLASTLAQAPALVPDMPGCSQGSCYPATGDLLVGRADRLTASSTCGLHGPQPYCIVSHLQDEKKCFLCDSRRPFSRDNPHSHRIQNVVTSFAPQRRTAWWQSENGISMVSIQLDLEAEFHFTHLIMTFKTFRPAAMLVERSTDFGRTWRVYRYFSYDCGADFPGVPLAPPRHWDDVVCESRYSEIEPSTEGEVIYRVLDPAIPIPDPYSSRVQNLLKITNLRVNLTRLHTLGDNLLDPRREIREKYYYALYELVVRGNCFCYGHASECAPAPGAPAHVEGMVHGACVCKHNTRGLNCERCQDFYHDLPWRPAEDGHSHVCRKCECHGHAHKCHFDMAIYLASGNMSGGVCDGCQHNTAGHHCELCRPFFYRDPTKDLRDPAVCRPCDCDPMGSQEGGRCDSHDDPALGLVSGQCRCKEHVMGPRCQRCRDGFFGLSTSDPQGCQRCQCNARGTVPGSTPCDPNSGSCFCKRLVTGRGCDRCLPGHWGLSHDLLGCRPCDCDVGGALDPQCDEATGQCRCRPHMIGRRCEQVQPGYFRPFLDHLAWEAEDIRGQVDVVERLVTTQETPSWTGSGFVRLREGQTLEFVVTSVPKAMDYDLLLRLEPQVPQQWAEMEVTVQRPGPVSAQSMCGHVLPRDDHIKGMLQPDARYLMFSSPICLEPGISYKLLLKLVRTGSSAQPETPYSGLLIDSLVLLPRVLVLEMFSGGDAAALERRATFERYRCHEEGLMLSKSRPSEACSPLLISLSSLIYNGALPCQCDPQGSLSSECNPHGGQCLCKPGVAGRRCDHCAPGYYGFGPSGCQACQCSPEGALRGLCEGTSGQCPCRTGAFGLRCDRCQRGQWGFPSCRPCVCNGHADECDTHTGACLGCRDHTGGDHCERCMAGFHGDPRLPYGGQCRPCPCPEGPGSQRHFATSCHRDGHSQQIRCHCQAGYTGPRCDACAPGHFGDPSRPGGQCQPCECSGNIDPTDPEACDPRTGQCLRCLHHTEGPHCAHCKPGFHGQAARQSCRRCTCNLLGTDPRQCPSTDQCYCDPNTGQCPCLPNVQGPSCDRCAPNFWNLTSGHGCQPCACHLSRARGPTCNEFTGQCHCLPGFGGRTCSECQELHWGDPGLQCRACDCDPRGIDTPQCHRSTGHCSCRPGVSGVRCDQCARGFSGVFPACYPCHACFGDWDRVVQDLAARTRRLQQRAQELQQTGVLGAFESSFLDLQEKLDTVKTIVGARNASAASAAQLVEATEELRREIGEATEHLTRLEAELTDVQDENFNANHALSGLERDGLALNLTLRQLDQHLDLLKHSNFLGAYDSIRQAYGQSAEAERRANASALLVPSPVSNSADTRRRTETLMAAQREDFNRKYLANQQALGELSSRAQALSLTRLNELVCGAPGDAPCSTSPCGGAGCRDEEGQPRCGGLGCSGAAATADLALSRARHTQAELQRALVAGGGILSQVAETRRQAGEAQQRAQEALDKANASRGRVEQANQELRELIQSVKDFLSQEGADPDSIEMVATRVLELSIPASPEQIQHLAGAIAERVRSLADVDTILARTMGDVRRAEQLLQDAQRARSRAESEKQKAETVQAALEEAQRAQGVAQGAIRGAVADTQDTQQTLHQVQEKMAGTEQALNSAGERAQQLDALLEALKLKRAGNSLAASTAEETAGSAQGRAREAEQLLQGPLGDQYQTVKALAERKAEGVLAAQARAQQLRDEAQGLLQAAQDKLQRLQELEGTYEENERALEGKAAQLDGLEARMRSVLQAINLQVQIYNTCQ, encoded by the exons ATGGAGTGGGCCTCTGGGGAACAAGGGAGGGGCCGCCTGGGACCTTGGGCACCCTGGGAGCTTCGCCTGGGCCTGCTGCTGTGTG TGCTGGCTTCCACCCTGGCTCAGGCCCCAGCCCTGGTCCCAGATATGCCTGGCTGTTCTCAAGGAAGCTGCTACCCAGCTACCGGTGACCTGCTGGTGGGCCGTGCTGACCGACTGACAGCCTCATCCACCTGTGGCCTGCATGGCCCCCAGCCCTACTGCATTGTCAgtcacctgcag GATGAAAAGAAGTGTTTCCTGTGTGACTCCCGGCGCCCCTTCTCTCGAGACAACCCGCATAGCCATCGCATCCAGAATGTAGTCACCAGCTTTGCGCCACAGCGGCGGACAGCCTGGTGGCAGTCAGAGAATG GTATCTCCATGGTCTCCATCCAGCTGGACCTGGAGGCTGAGTTCCATTTCACACACCTGATTATGACCTTCAAG ACATTCCGCCCTGCTGCCATGCTGGTGGAGCGCTCAACCGACTTCGGCCGCACCTGGCGTGTGTACCGATACTTCTCCTATGACTGTGGGGCTGACTTCCCGGGAGTCCCACTAGCCCCACCACGGCATTGGGATGATGTGGTGTGTGAGTCCCGCTATTCAGAAATTGAGCCGTCCACTGAAGGCGAG GTCATTTATCGTGTGCTGGATCCTGCTATCCCCATCCCAGACCCATATAGCTCTCGGGTTCAGA ACTTACTGAAGATTACCAACCTGCGGGTGAACCTCACTCGTCTACACACACTGGGGGACAACCTACTCGACCCACGGCGGGAAATTCGAGAGAAATACTATTATGCCCTGTATGAGCTGGTTGTGCGCGGCAACTGCTTCTGCTATGGACACGCCTCCGAGTGTGCACCTGCACCAGGGGCACCAGCCCATGTGGAGGGCATG GTGCACGGGGCCTGCGTCTGCAAACACAACACTCGTGGCCTCAACTGTGAGCGGTGTCAGGATTTCTATCATGACCTGCCCTGGCGTCCGGCAGAGGATGGCCACAGTCATGTTTGTAGGA AGTGTGAGTGCCATGGGCACGCCCACAAATGCCACTTTGATATGGCTATATACCTGGCATCTGGCAACATGAGTGGAGGAGTGTGTGATGGATGTCAGCACAACACAGCTGGGCACCACTGCGAACTCTGCCGGCCCTTCTTCTATCGGGACCCAACCAAGGATCTGCGGGACCCAGCCGTGTGCCGCC CCTGTGATTGTGACCCTATGGGTTCTCAAGAGGGTGGTCGCTGTGACTCCCATGATGACCCTGCACTGGGACTGGTTTCTGGCCAGTGTCGCTGCAAAGAACATGTGATGGGCCCTCGCTGTCAGCGATGCCGGGATGGCTTCTTTGGGCTCAGTACCAGTGACCCTCAAGGCTGCCAGC GTTGTCAGTGTAATGCACGGGGCACAGTGCCGGGATCCACCCCCTGTGACCCCAACAGTGGATCCTGTTTCTGCAAACGGCTAGTGACTGGACGTGGCTGTGATCGCTGTCTG CCTGGCCACTGGGGCCTCAGCCATGACCTGCTCGGCTGCCGACCCTGTGACTGCGATGTGGGCGGTGCCCTGGACCCCCA ATGTGACGAGGCCACGGGTCAGTGCCGCTGCCGCCCACACATGATTGGGCGACGTTgtgagcaggtgcagcctggcTACTTCCGGCCCTTTCTAGATCACCTGGCTTGGGAGGCTGAGGATATCCGAGGGCAG GTTGATGTGGTGGAGCGCCTGGTAACTACCCAGGAGACTCCATCCTGGACCGGCTCAGGCTTTGTGCGGCTTCGAGAAGGCCAGACGCTGGAGTTTGTGGTGACCTCTGTGCCGAAGGCCATGGACTATGACCTGCTGCTACGCTTGGAGCCCCAG GTTCCACAGCAGTGGGCAGAGATGGAAGTGACCGTGCAGCGTCCAGGGCCTGTGTCTGCCCAAAGCATGTGCGGGCATGTGCTGCCCAGAGACGATCACATAAAAGGGATGCTGCAACCAGACGCCAG atacctgATGTTCTCCAGTCCCATCTGCCTTGAGCCTGGCATTTCCTACAAGCTGCTTCTGAAGCTGGTGCGGACAGGAAGCAGTGCCCAGCCTGAGACCCCCTACTCAGGCCTGCTGATTGACTCG ctggtgctgctgcctcGCGTCCTAGTGCTAGAGATGTTTAGTGGGGGTGACGCTGCTGCCCTGGAGCGCCGGGCCACTTTTGAACGCTACCGCTGCCATGAGGAGGGCTTGATGCTCAGCAAGAGCCGCCCCTCTGAGGCCTGTAGCCCCCTCCTCATCAGTCTGTCCTCCCTGATCTACAATGGTGCTCTGC CCTGTCAGTGTGATCCTCAAGGTTCACTGAGTTCAGAGTGCAACCCACATGGCGGCCAGTGTCTGTGCAAACCTGGAGTGGCTGGGCGCCGCTGCGACCACTGTGCCCCCGGCTACTATGGCTTTGGCCCCTCTGGGTGTCAAG CATGTCAGTGCAGCCCCGAGGGAGCTCTCAGAGGCCTGTGTGAAGGAACCAGTGGGCAATGTCCCTGCCGGACTGGTGCATTTGGACTTCGCTGTGACCGTTGCCAGCGTGGCCAGTGGGGATTCCCTAGTTGCCGGCCGTGTGTCTGCAATGGGCATGCAGATGAATGCGACACTCACACAGGAGCTTGCCTGGGTTGCCGAGATCACACGGGGGGTGACCACTGTGAAAG GTGCATGGCTGGCTTCCACGGGGATCCCCGGCTCCCCTATGGGGGCCAGTGCCGGCCCTGTCCTTGCCCTGAAGGCCCTGGAAGCCAACGGCACTTTGCTACTTCTTGCCACCGTGACGGGCACTCCCAACAGATCAGGTGCCACTGCCAGGCTGGGTACACAG GACCGCGGTGTGATGCTTGTGCCCCTGGGCACTTTGGTGACCCATCGAGGCCTGGTGGCCAGTGCCAGCCATGTGAATGCAGCGGAAACATTGACCCCACGGATCCTGAGGCCTGTGACCCACGCACGGGGCAGTGCCTGCGCTGTTTACACCACACAGAGGGGCCACATTGTGCCCACTGCAAACCTGGCTTCCACGGGCAGGCTGCCCGGCAGAGCTGTCGCC GCTGCACCTGCAATTTGCTGGGCACAGATCCCCGGCAGTGTCCGTCCACTGACCAGTGTTACTGTGACCCAAACACTGGGCAGTGCCCATGCCTCCCCAACGTCCAGGGCCCTAGCTGCGACCGCTGTGCCCCCAACTTTTGGAACCTTACCAGCGGCCATGGCTGCCAACCTTGTGCCTGCCACTTAAGCCGGGCCAGAGGTCCTACCTGTAATGAG TTTACAGGGCAGTGCCACTGCCTTCCTGGCTTTGGTGGGCGGACCTGTTCAGAGTGCCAAGAGCTTCACTGGGGAGATCCCGGGCTGCAGTGTCGTG CTTGCGATTGCGACCCTCGGGGAATAGATACGCCTCAGTGTCACCGCTCcaccggccactgcagctgcCGCCCTGGCGTGTCTGGTGTGCGCTGTGACCAGTGTGCCCGTGGCTTCTCGGGTGTCTTTCCTGCCTGTTACCCCTGCCACGCATGCTTCGGGGACTGGGACCGTGTAGTACAGGACCTGGCTGCTCGCACACGGCGGCTGCAGCAGCGGGCCCAGGAGCTACAGCAAACGGGTGTGCTGGGTGCCTTTGAGAGCAGCTTCTTGGACCTGCAGGAGAAGCTGGACACCGTGAAGACTATTGTGGGTGCCCGCAATGCCTCAGCTGCTTCTGCTGCACAACTTGTGGAGGCCACGGAAGAGCTACG GCGTGAAATTGGGGAGGCCACTGAACACCTTACtcggctggaggcagagctgactGACGTGCAGGATGAGAACTTCAATGCTAATCATGCCCTGAGCGGTCTGGAGCGCGATGGGCTTGCTTTGAATCTCACTCTGCGGCAGCTTGACCAGCATCTGGACCTGCTCAAACACTCAAACTTCCTGG GTGCTTATGACAGCATCCGCCAAGCCTATGGCCAGTCTGCTGAGGCAGAGCGTCGTGCCAATGCCTCGGCCCTGTTAGTGCCCAGTCCCGTGAGCAACTCGGCAGATACCCGGCGAAGGACAGAAACACTGATGGCAGCCCAGAGGGAAGACTTCAATCGGAAATACCTGGCTAACCAGCAAGCCCTGGGCGAGCTCTCTTCTCGCGCCCAGGCCCTGAGCCTAACCAGACTCAATGAACTG GTGTGCGGAGCCCCCGGGGATGCTCCCTGTTCTACAAGCCCCTGCGGGGGTGCAGGCTGTCGGGACGAGGAGGGGCAGCCCCGCTGTGGGGGCCTCGGCTGCAGTGGGGCAGCAGCCACGGCTGACTTGGCACTGAGCCGGGCCCGGCACACCCAAGCTGAGCTGCAGCGTGCACTGGTGGCAGGCGGTGGCATTCTTAGCCAGGTGGCTGAGACCCGTCGGCAAGCTGGCGAGGCACAGCAGCGGGCCCAGGAAGCCCTGGACAAGGCTAATGCCTCCAGGGGACGGGTGGAGCAAGCCAACCAGGAACTTCGAGAACTCATCCAGAGTGTCAAGGACTTCCTCAGCC AGGAGGGGGCTGATCCTGATAGCATTGAGATGGTGGCCACACGGGTGCTGGAGCTCTCCATCCCAGCTTCACCTGAGCAGATCCAGCACCTGGCAGGTGCCATCGCCGAGCGAGTCCGGAGCCTGGCAGATGTGGACACGATCCTGGCACGCACCATGGGCGATGTGCGTCGGGCTGAGCAACTACTGCAGGATGCACAGCGGGCACG gagcCGGGCTGAGAGTGAGAAACAGAAGGCTGAGACAGTGCAAGCGGCACTGGAGGAGGCTCAGCGGGCGCAGGGTGTTGCCCAGGGAGCCATCCGGGGGGCAGTGGctgacacacaggacacacagcagACTCTGCACCAG GTACAAGAGAAGATGGCAGGTACAGAGCAGGCATTGAACTCTGCCGGTGAGCGGGCTCAGCAACTGGATGCCCTGTTGGAGGCTCTGAAACTGAAAAGGGCAGGAAACAGCCTCGCTGCCTCGACAGCCGAAGAAACAGCTGGCAGTGCCCAGGGCCGGGCTCGGGAGGCTGAGCAG ctgctgcagggccCACTGGGTGACCAGTACCAGACAGTGAAGGCCCTGGCAGAGCGCAAGGCAGAGGGTGTGCTGGCCGCTCAGGCAAGGGCACAGCAACTACGGGACGAGGCCCAAGGCCTGCTGCAGGCTGCTCAGGACAAGCTGCAGCGGCTACAGG AACTGGAGGGAACCTACGAAGAGAACGAGCGGGCACTGGAGGGCAAGGCGGCCCAGCTAGATGGGCTGGAAGCCAGAATGCGCAGCGTGCTTCAAGCCATCAACCTGCAGGTCCAGATCTACAACACGTGCCAGTGA
- the LAMB2 gene encoding laminin subunit beta-2 isoform X2 yields MPGCSQGSCYPATGDLLVGRADRLTASSTCGLHGPQPYCIVSHLQDEKKCFLCDSRRPFSRDNPHSHRIQNVVTSFAPQRRTAWWQSENGISMVSIQLDLEAEFHFTHLIMTFKTFRPAAMLVERSTDFGRTWRVYRYFSYDCGADFPGVPLAPPRHWDDVVCESRYSEIEPSTEGEVIYRVLDPAIPIPDPYSSRVQNLLKITNLRVNLTRLHTLGDNLLDPRREIREKYYYALYELVVRGNCFCYGHASECAPAPGAPAHVEGMVHGACVCKHNTRGLNCERCQDFYHDLPWRPAEDGHSHVCRKCECHGHAHKCHFDMAIYLASGNMSGGVCDGCQHNTAGHHCELCRPFFYRDPTKDLRDPAVCRPCDCDPMGSQEGGRCDSHDDPALGLVSGQCRCKEHVMGPRCQRCRDGFFGLSTSDPQGCQRCQCNARGTVPGSTPCDPNSGSCFCKRLVTGRGCDRCLPGHWGLSHDLLGCRPCDCDVGGALDPQCDEATGQCRCRPHMIGRRCEQVQPGYFRPFLDHLAWEAEDIRGQVDVVERLVTTQETPSWTGSGFVRLREGQTLEFVVTSVPKAMDYDLLLRLEPQVPQQWAEMEVTVQRPGPVSAQSMCGHVLPRDDHIKGMLQPDARYLMFSSPICLEPGISYKLLLKLVRTGSSAQPETPYSGLLIDSLVLLPRVLVLEMFSGGDAAALERRATFERYRCHEEGLMLSKSRPSEACSPLLISLSSLIYNGALPCQCDPQGSLSSECNPHGGQCLCKPGVAGRRCDHCAPGYYGFGPSGCQACQCSPEGALRGLCEGTSGQCPCRTGAFGLRCDRCQRGQWGFPSCRPCVCNGHADECDTHTGACLGCRDHTGGDHCERCMAGFHGDPRLPYGGQCRPCPCPEGPGSQRHFATSCHRDGHSQQIRCHCQAGYTGPRCDACAPGHFGDPSRPGGQCQPCECSGNIDPTDPEACDPRTGQCLRCLHHTEGPHCAHCKPGFHGQAARQSCRRCTCNLLGTDPRQCPSTDQCYCDPNTGQCPCLPNVQGPSCDRCAPNFWNLTSGHGCQPCACHLSRARGPTCNEFTGQCHCLPGFGGRTCSECQELHWGDPGLQCRACDCDPRGIDTPQCHRSTGHCSCRPGVSGVRCDQCARGFSGVFPACYPCHACFGDWDRVVQDLAARTRRLQQRAQELQQTGVLGAFESSFLDLQEKLDTVKTIVGARNASAASAAQLVEATEELRREIGEATEHLTRLEAELTDVQDENFNANHALSGLERDGLALNLTLRQLDQHLDLLKHSNFLGAYDSIRQAYGQSAEAERRANASALLVPSPVSNSADTRRRTETLMAAQREDFNRKYLANQQALGELSSRAQALSLTRLNELVCGAPGDAPCSTSPCGGAGCRDEEGQPRCGGLGCSGAAATADLALSRARHTQAELQRALVAGGGILSQVAETRRQAGEAQQRAQEALDKANASRGRVEQANQELRELIQSVKDFLSQEGADPDSIEMVATRVLELSIPASPEQIQHLAGAIAERVRSLADVDTILARTMGDVRRAEQLLQDAQRARSRAESEKQKAETVQAALEEAQRAQGVAQGAIRGAVADTQDTQQTLHQVQEKMAGTEQALNSAGERAQQLDALLEALKLKRAGNSLAASTAEETAGSAQGRAREAEQLLQGPLGDQYQTVKALAERKAEGVLAAQARAQQLRDEAQGLLQAAQDKLQRLQELEGTYEENERALEGKAAQLDGLEARMRSVLQAINLQVQIYNTCQ; encoded by the exons ATGCCTGGCTGTTCTCAAGGAAGCTGCTACCCAGCTACCGGTGACCTGCTGGTGGGCCGTGCTGACCGACTGACAGCCTCATCCACCTGTGGCCTGCATGGCCCCCAGCCCTACTGCATTGTCAgtcacctgcag GATGAAAAGAAGTGTTTCCTGTGTGACTCCCGGCGCCCCTTCTCTCGAGACAACCCGCATAGCCATCGCATCCAGAATGTAGTCACCAGCTTTGCGCCACAGCGGCGGACAGCCTGGTGGCAGTCAGAGAATG GTATCTCCATGGTCTCCATCCAGCTGGACCTGGAGGCTGAGTTCCATTTCACACACCTGATTATGACCTTCAAG ACATTCCGCCCTGCTGCCATGCTGGTGGAGCGCTCAACCGACTTCGGCCGCACCTGGCGTGTGTACCGATACTTCTCCTATGACTGTGGGGCTGACTTCCCGGGAGTCCCACTAGCCCCACCACGGCATTGGGATGATGTGGTGTGTGAGTCCCGCTATTCAGAAATTGAGCCGTCCACTGAAGGCGAG GTCATTTATCGTGTGCTGGATCCTGCTATCCCCATCCCAGACCCATATAGCTCTCGGGTTCAGA ACTTACTGAAGATTACCAACCTGCGGGTGAACCTCACTCGTCTACACACACTGGGGGACAACCTACTCGACCCACGGCGGGAAATTCGAGAGAAATACTATTATGCCCTGTATGAGCTGGTTGTGCGCGGCAACTGCTTCTGCTATGGACACGCCTCCGAGTGTGCACCTGCACCAGGGGCACCAGCCCATGTGGAGGGCATG GTGCACGGGGCCTGCGTCTGCAAACACAACACTCGTGGCCTCAACTGTGAGCGGTGTCAGGATTTCTATCATGACCTGCCCTGGCGTCCGGCAGAGGATGGCCACAGTCATGTTTGTAGGA AGTGTGAGTGCCATGGGCACGCCCACAAATGCCACTTTGATATGGCTATATACCTGGCATCTGGCAACATGAGTGGAGGAGTGTGTGATGGATGTCAGCACAACACAGCTGGGCACCACTGCGAACTCTGCCGGCCCTTCTTCTATCGGGACCCAACCAAGGATCTGCGGGACCCAGCCGTGTGCCGCC CCTGTGATTGTGACCCTATGGGTTCTCAAGAGGGTGGTCGCTGTGACTCCCATGATGACCCTGCACTGGGACTGGTTTCTGGCCAGTGTCGCTGCAAAGAACATGTGATGGGCCCTCGCTGTCAGCGATGCCGGGATGGCTTCTTTGGGCTCAGTACCAGTGACCCTCAAGGCTGCCAGC GTTGTCAGTGTAATGCACGGGGCACAGTGCCGGGATCCACCCCCTGTGACCCCAACAGTGGATCCTGTTTCTGCAAACGGCTAGTGACTGGACGTGGCTGTGATCGCTGTCTG CCTGGCCACTGGGGCCTCAGCCATGACCTGCTCGGCTGCCGACCCTGTGACTGCGATGTGGGCGGTGCCCTGGACCCCCA ATGTGACGAGGCCACGGGTCAGTGCCGCTGCCGCCCACACATGATTGGGCGACGTTgtgagcaggtgcagcctggcTACTTCCGGCCCTTTCTAGATCACCTGGCTTGGGAGGCTGAGGATATCCGAGGGCAG GTTGATGTGGTGGAGCGCCTGGTAACTACCCAGGAGACTCCATCCTGGACCGGCTCAGGCTTTGTGCGGCTTCGAGAAGGCCAGACGCTGGAGTTTGTGGTGACCTCTGTGCCGAAGGCCATGGACTATGACCTGCTGCTACGCTTGGAGCCCCAG GTTCCACAGCAGTGGGCAGAGATGGAAGTGACCGTGCAGCGTCCAGGGCCTGTGTCTGCCCAAAGCATGTGCGGGCATGTGCTGCCCAGAGACGATCACATAAAAGGGATGCTGCAACCAGACGCCAG atacctgATGTTCTCCAGTCCCATCTGCCTTGAGCCTGGCATTTCCTACAAGCTGCTTCTGAAGCTGGTGCGGACAGGAAGCAGTGCCCAGCCTGAGACCCCCTACTCAGGCCTGCTGATTGACTCG ctggtgctgctgcctcGCGTCCTAGTGCTAGAGATGTTTAGTGGGGGTGACGCTGCTGCCCTGGAGCGCCGGGCCACTTTTGAACGCTACCGCTGCCATGAGGAGGGCTTGATGCTCAGCAAGAGCCGCCCCTCTGAGGCCTGTAGCCCCCTCCTCATCAGTCTGTCCTCCCTGATCTACAATGGTGCTCTGC CCTGTCAGTGTGATCCTCAAGGTTCACTGAGTTCAGAGTGCAACCCACATGGCGGCCAGTGTCTGTGCAAACCTGGAGTGGCTGGGCGCCGCTGCGACCACTGTGCCCCCGGCTACTATGGCTTTGGCCCCTCTGGGTGTCAAG CATGTCAGTGCAGCCCCGAGGGAGCTCTCAGAGGCCTGTGTGAAGGAACCAGTGGGCAATGTCCCTGCCGGACTGGTGCATTTGGACTTCGCTGTGACCGTTGCCAGCGTGGCCAGTGGGGATTCCCTAGTTGCCGGCCGTGTGTCTGCAATGGGCATGCAGATGAATGCGACACTCACACAGGAGCTTGCCTGGGTTGCCGAGATCACACGGGGGGTGACCACTGTGAAAG GTGCATGGCTGGCTTCCACGGGGATCCCCGGCTCCCCTATGGGGGCCAGTGCCGGCCCTGTCCTTGCCCTGAAGGCCCTGGAAGCCAACGGCACTTTGCTACTTCTTGCCACCGTGACGGGCACTCCCAACAGATCAGGTGCCACTGCCAGGCTGGGTACACAG GACCGCGGTGTGATGCTTGTGCCCCTGGGCACTTTGGTGACCCATCGAGGCCTGGTGGCCAGTGCCAGCCATGTGAATGCAGCGGAAACATTGACCCCACGGATCCTGAGGCCTGTGACCCACGCACGGGGCAGTGCCTGCGCTGTTTACACCACACAGAGGGGCCACATTGTGCCCACTGCAAACCTGGCTTCCACGGGCAGGCTGCCCGGCAGAGCTGTCGCC GCTGCACCTGCAATTTGCTGGGCACAGATCCCCGGCAGTGTCCGTCCACTGACCAGTGTTACTGTGACCCAAACACTGGGCAGTGCCCATGCCTCCCCAACGTCCAGGGCCCTAGCTGCGACCGCTGTGCCCCCAACTTTTGGAACCTTACCAGCGGCCATGGCTGCCAACCTTGTGCCTGCCACTTAAGCCGGGCCAGAGGTCCTACCTGTAATGAG TTTACAGGGCAGTGCCACTGCCTTCCTGGCTTTGGTGGGCGGACCTGTTCAGAGTGCCAAGAGCTTCACTGGGGAGATCCCGGGCTGCAGTGTCGTG CTTGCGATTGCGACCCTCGGGGAATAGATACGCCTCAGTGTCACCGCTCcaccggccactgcagctgcCGCCCTGGCGTGTCTGGTGTGCGCTGTGACCAGTGTGCCCGTGGCTTCTCGGGTGTCTTTCCTGCCTGTTACCCCTGCCACGCATGCTTCGGGGACTGGGACCGTGTAGTACAGGACCTGGCTGCTCGCACACGGCGGCTGCAGCAGCGGGCCCAGGAGCTACAGCAAACGGGTGTGCTGGGTGCCTTTGAGAGCAGCTTCTTGGACCTGCAGGAGAAGCTGGACACCGTGAAGACTATTGTGGGTGCCCGCAATGCCTCAGCTGCTTCTGCTGCACAACTTGTGGAGGCCACGGAAGAGCTACG GCGTGAAATTGGGGAGGCCACTGAACACCTTACtcggctggaggcagagctgactGACGTGCAGGATGAGAACTTCAATGCTAATCATGCCCTGAGCGGTCTGGAGCGCGATGGGCTTGCTTTGAATCTCACTCTGCGGCAGCTTGACCAGCATCTGGACCTGCTCAAACACTCAAACTTCCTGG GTGCTTATGACAGCATCCGCCAAGCCTATGGCCAGTCTGCTGAGGCAGAGCGTCGTGCCAATGCCTCGGCCCTGTTAGTGCCCAGTCCCGTGAGCAACTCGGCAGATACCCGGCGAAGGACAGAAACACTGATGGCAGCCCAGAGGGAAGACTTCAATCGGAAATACCTGGCTAACCAGCAAGCCCTGGGCGAGCTCTCTTCTCGCGCCCAGGCCCTGAGCCTAACCAGACTCAATGAACTG GTGTGCGGAGCCCCCGGGGATGCTCCCTGTTCTACAAGCCCCTGCGGGGGTGCAGGCTGTCGGGACGAGGAGGGGCAGCCCCGCTGTGGGGGCCTCGGCTGCAGTGGGGCAGCAGCCACGGCTGACTTGGCACTGAGCCGGGCCCGGCACACCCAAGCTGAGCTGCAGCGTGCACTGGTGGCAGGCGGTGGCATTCTTAGCCAGGTGGCTGAGACCCGTCGGCAAGCTGGCGAGGCACAGCAGCGGGCCCAGGAAGCCCTGGACAAGGCTAATGCCTCCAGGGGACGGGTGGAGCAAGCCAACCAGGAACTTCGAGAACTCATCCAGAGTGTCAAGGACTTCCTCAGCC AGGAGGGGGCTGATCCTGATAGCATTGAGATGGTGGCCACACGGGTGCTGGAGCTCTCCATCCCAGCTTCACCTGAGCAGATCCAGCACCTGGCAGGTGCCATCGCCGAGCGAGTCCGGAGCCTGGCAGATGTGGACACGATCCTGGCACGCACCATGGGCGATGTGCGTCGGGCTGAGCAACTACTGCAGGATGCACAGCGGGCACG gagcCGGGCTGAGAGTGAGAAACAGAAGGCTGAGACAGTGCAAGCGGCACTGGAGGAGGCTCAGCGGGCGCAGGGTGTTGCCCAGGGAGCCATCCGGGGGGCAGTGGctgacacacaggacacacagcagACTCTGCACCAG GTACAAGAGAAGATGGCAGGTACAGAGCAGGCATTGAACTCTGCCGGTGAGCGGGCTCAGCAACTGGATGCCCTGTTGGAGGCTCTGAAACTGAAAAGGGCAGGAAACAGCCTCGCTGCCTCGACAGCCGAAGAAACAGCTGGCAGTGCCCAGGGCCGGGCTCGGGAGGCTGAGCAG ctgctgcagggccCACTGGGTGACCAGTACCAGACAGTGAAGGCCCTGGCAGAGCGCAAGGCAGAGGGTGTGCTGGCCGCTCAGGCAAGGGCACAGCAACTACGGGACGAGGCCCAAGGCCTGCTGCAGGCTGCTCAGGACAAGCTGCAGCGGCTACAGG AACTGGAGGGAACCTACGAAGAGAACGAGCGGGCACTGGAGGGCAAGGCGGCCCAGCTAGATGGGCTGGAAGCCAGAATGCGCAGCGTGCTTCAAGCCATCAACCTGCAGGTCCAGATCTACAACACGTGCCAGTGA